A part of Populus alba chromosome 8, ASM523922v2, whole genome shotgun sequence genomic DNA contains:
- the LOC118037781 gene encoding axial regulator YABBY 4 produces the protein MSTLNHLFDLPDQICYVQCGFCTTVLLVSVPCSSLSTVVTVICGHCTSLFSVNMKKFSFLPFNLSTPLSNEDEQKEQLRPEVNAQKGLEMQNSFMAISSNNDEDDRINQVNRVINKPPEKRQRGPSAYNRFIREEIRRIKTENPRIAHKEAFSTAAKNWAHSPLVHYCKDIDGESSGLEDENGSWSGDAADQVNVESKGLHERKVPRHSMWTNTPFE, from the exons atgtcaaCATTGAACCATCTCTTTGATCTTCCGGATCAGATTTGCTACGTACAATGTGGTTTTTGCACCACCGTTTTACTC GTAAGCGTTCCATGCAGCAGCTTATCCACGGTGGTGACTGTGATATGTGGACACTGCACCAGCCTCTTCTCTGTCAACATGAAGAAATTCTCTTTTCTCCCTTTCAATCTTTCAACTCCTCTCAGCAATGAGGATGAG CAAAAAGAACAGCTTCGTCCAGAAGTCAATGCCCAAAAAGGCTTAGAAATGCAAAATTCGTTCATGGCGATCTCTTCTAATAATGATGAAGATGACAGAATCAATCAAGTGAATCGTGTCATTAATAAAC CCCCAGAGAAAAGACAAAGAGGACCATCGGCTTATAACCGCTTCATAAG aGAAGAGATCAGAAGGATCAAAACTGAAAATCCAAGAATAGCTCACAAAGAAGCCTTCAGCACAGCTGCAAAAAAT TGGGCCCATTCACCCCTTGTTCACTACTGCAAAGATATTGATGGAGAGAGCAGTGGGTTGGAAGACGAGAACGGCTCATGGTCCGGTGATGCAGCTGATCAG GTCAACGTAGAAAGCAAAGGTTTACATGAAAGAAAGGTTCCAAGGCATTCCATGTGGACAAACACTCCCTTTGAGTGA